Proteins encoded in a region of the Streptomyces sp. NBC_00513 genome:
- a CDS encoding bifunctional 5,10-methylenetetrahydrofolate dehydrogenase/5,10-methenyltetrahydrofolate cyclohydrolase produces the protein MTTAQTARLMDGTAVARRISEQTAAHAAKITERTGTAPCLATVLVGEDPASVTYVRMKQNRCAKAGITSRHVELPAETTTAELVAALTALSEDPEISGILLQHPVPHHIDERAAFEAIAPGKDVDGVTMHSFAAMGFGLPGFVSCTPGGIMRLLEEYDVDLTGKHAVVVGRSAILGKPAGMLLLERNATVTYCHSRTVDLPSIVRQADVLVAAVGKAEFIRGEDIKPGAVVLDAGYNAGNVGDVHFESAAARAALITPVPGGVGPMTIAVLLEQTVRAAAAQAGLDLAEL, from the coding sequence ATGACGACTGCCCAGACCGCCCGGCTCATGGACGGCACCGCCGTCGCCCGCCGCATCTCGGAACAGACCGCAGCGCACGCCGCGAAGATCACCGAGCGCACCGGCACCGCCCCCTGTCTGGCGACCGTGCTGGTCGGCGAGGACCCCGCGTCCGTGACCTACGTACGGATGAAGCAGAACCGTTGCGCCAAGGCCGGGATCACCTCCCGCCACGTCGAGCTCCCCGCCGAGACCACCACCGCGGAACTGGTCGCCGCCCTCACCGCGCTCTCCGAGGACCCGGAGATCAGCGGCATCCTCCTCCAGCACCCCGTGCCGCACCACATCGACGAGCGGGCCGCCTTCGAGGCCATCGCCCCCGGCAAGGACGTCGACGGTGTGACGATGCACTCCTTCGCCGCCATGGGCTTCGGCCTGCCCGGCTTCGTCTCCTGCACCCCCGGCGGCATCATGCGCCTCCTGGAGGAGTACGACGTGGACCTGACCGGCAAGCACGCCGTCGTCGTCGGCCGCAGCGCGATCCTGGGCAAGCCCGCCGGCATGCTGCTGTTGGAGCGCAACGCCACCGTCACCTACTGTCACTCCCGCACCGTGGACCTGCCCTCGATCGTGCGCCAGGCCGACGTGCTGGTCGCCGCCGTCGGCAAGGCCGAGTTCATCCGGGGCGAGGACATCAAGCCGGGCGCCGTCGTCCTGGACGCCGGCTACAACGCGGGCAACGTCGGCGACGTCCACTTCGAGTCGGCCGCCGCCCGCGCCGCCCTGATCACCCCGGTCCCCGGCGGTGTCGGCCCGATGACCATCGCCGTGCTCCTGGAGCAGACCGTGCGGGCCGCCGCCGCGCAGGCCGGGCTGGACCTCGCCGAGCTCTGA
- a CDS encoding RNA polymerase sigma factor, with protein sequence MSLSPSRTFPPEIAESEALVALVERGREQGHINGDDVRQAFEAGRIPVDQWKRVLRSLNQVLDEEGVALHVSAAPATKAAAKKPRKAAAPARTVTKKAAAAPRPIGARKTAVPATAAAISAPSASGTEEEVAAEAAAEPKKRTVKKTAAKKATATKKTAATKKGAKDGDEGETPAAGGEDWAAEDLADEAEEETPKVGGTQGFVLSDDDEDDAPAQTVMVAGATADPVKDYLKLIGKVPLLNAEQEVELAKRIEAGLFSEYKLEEEEDHKATFKRELEILVEDGRRAKNHLLEANLRLVVSLAKRYTGRGMLFLDLIQEGNVGLIRAVEKFDYTKGFKFSTYATWWIRQAITRAMADQSRTIRIPVHMVEIINKLARVQRQMLQDLGREPTPEELGKELDMTPEKVIEVQKYGREPISLHTPLGEEGDSEFGDLIEDSEAVVPADAVSFTFLQEQLQSILGTLSEREAGVVSMRYGLNDGQPKTLDEIGRVYGVTRERIRQIESKTMSKLRHPSRSQVLRDYLD encoded by the coding sequence GTGTCGCTCAGCCCGTCCCGTACGTTCCCTCCGGAGATCGCCGAATCGGAGGCCCTCGTCGCGCTCGTCGAGCGCGGCCGCGAGCAGGGTCACATCAACGGTGATGACGTGCGCCAGGCCTTCGAGGCCGGCCGCATCCCGGTGGACCAGTGGAAGCGGGTCCTGCGCAGCCTGAACCAGGTCCTGGACGAGGAGGGTGTCGCCCTCCACGTCAGCGCCGCCCCCGCCACCAAGGCCGCTGCGAAGAAGCCGCGCAAGGCTGCCGCCCCGGCCCGCACCGTGACCAAGAAGGCCGCCGCCGCGCCGCGCCCCATCGGCGCGCGCAAGACGGCGGTCCCCGCCACCGCCGCGGCGATATCCGCACCGTCGGCCTCCGGGACCGAGGAGGAGGTGGCGGCCGAGGCCGCCGCCGAGCCGAAGAAGCGGACGGTCAAGAAGACCGCCGCGAAGAAGGCGACGGCCACGAAGAAGACCGCCGCCACGAAGAAGGGCGCCAAGGACGGCGACGAGGGCGAGACCCCCGCTGCCGGGGGCGAGGACTGGGCGGCCGAGGACCTGGCCGACGAGGCCGAGGAGGAGACTCCGAAGGTCGGCGGGACCCAGGGCTTCGTGCTGTCCGACGACGACGAGGACGACGCCCCGGCGCAGACCGTCATGGTCGCCGGTGCCACCGCGGACCCCGTCAAGGACTACCTCAAGCTGATCGGCAAGGTGCCGCTGCTCAACGCCGAGCAGGAGGTCGAGCTCGCCAAGCGCATCGAGGCGGGTCTCTTCTCCGAGTACAAGCTCGAAGAGGAGGAGGACCACAAGGCCACGTTCAAGCGTGAGCTGGAGATCCTCGTCGAGGACGGTCGCCGGGCCAAGAACCACCTGCTGGAGGCCAACCTCCGTCTCGTGGTCTCCCTCGCCAAGCGCTACACGGGCCGCGGCATGCTCTTCCTGGACCTGATCCAGGAAGGCAACGTCGGTCTGATCCGCGCGGTGGAGAAGTTCGACTACACCAAGGGCTTCAAGTTCTCCACGTACGCGACCTGGTGGATCCGGCAGGCGATCACGCGTGCCATGGCCGACCAGTCGCGCACGATCCGCATCCCCGTCCACATGGTCGAGATCATCAACAAGCTGGCCCGTGTCCAGCGGCAGATGCTCCAGGACCTCGGTCGGGAGCCCACTCCGGAGGAGCTGGGCAAGGAACTCGACATGACCCCCGAGAAGGTCATCGAGGTCCAGAAGTACGGCCGTGAGCCGATCTCCCTGCACACCCCCCTGGGTGAGGAGGGCGACAGCGAGTTCGGTGACCTCATCGAGGACTCCGAGGCGGTCGTGCCGGCGGACGCGGTGTCCTTCACCTTCCTCCAGGAGCAGCTGCAGTCGATCCTGGGGACGCTCTCCGAGCGCGAGGCGGGCGTGGTCTCCATGCGGTACGGCCTCAACGACGGCCAGCCGAAGACCCTGGACGAGATCGGCCGCGTGTACGGGGTCACCCGTGAGCGCATCCGTCAGATCGAGTCGAAGACCATGTCGAAGCTGCGTCACCCGTCGCGTTCGCAGGTGCTGCGCGACTACCTCGACTAG
- a CDS encoding phage holin family protein, with the protein MWRGRWRTAGGALVRVILVWAVSTLTMLALAGILPDFRLQSDDGDSVTRIALTAAWGAGAFGLLSALVWPLLVRALLLVPALLLGLLVFFLNGSLLLIALNLIPDGRGEVAPETAVVVAAVMSAVASATSTALAVRDDDAYRRRLHRLADRRRRRQLRSGAPGAGESPPGLVFLQLDGVGYEVLRRAAGSEAMPTVGDWLERSHRVMSWRTDWSSQTGASQLGILHGSNFDVPAFRWYEKDTGEIVVCNRPTSAAELQRRAIERTGDGGLLTLDGASRGNLFSGGADQLALVLSVSARRGRANRSRAGYFAYFSDPANAVRTALSFVAEVGREIGQSIRARIRHEVPRVGRGGLYPMIRAFATVVERDVVVAAVIGDMLAGRACVYADLVAYDEVAHHSGPHGRDTDRVLSRLDRSLALIARVAEHAPRAYRIVLLSDHGQSPGETFLGRYGLTLKDLVRAGCGLPVSRRAGGTRSGAEARAAVRAALNRPVEEGEEADPTGGSDPVVLASGNLGLISFPDLPGRADRAWIERTHPALLATLANHPGVGFLLVDGEVLGPGGAVARLDEPGAAERLLADFGPGAADAVRRTDSFPHVADVMVNSAFDPADGTVHAFEEQIGSHGGLGGEQGHPFLMWPTELSDPGTGLVGAEAVHEVLRRWLREADGPQVPLAAPSTAAVPQDHPPKPDVSGILPSVELSVQDETR; encoded by the coding sequence GTGTGGCGCGGACGGTGGCGCACGGCGGGCGGCGCACTGGTGAGGGTGATCCTCGTGTGGGCGGTGTCCACGCTCACCATGCTCGCCCTGGCCGGGATCCTGCCGGACTTCCGGCTCCAGTCCGACGACGGTGACAGCGTCACCCGCATCGCGCTGACCGCCGCCTGGGGCGCCGGGGCCTTCGGCCTGTTGAGCGCGCTGGTGTGGCCGTTGCTGGTCCGGGCCCTGCTGTTGGTGCCGGCCCTGCTGCTGGGGCTGCTCGTCTTCTTCCTCAACGGCTCGCTGCTGCTGATCGCGCTCAACCTGATCCCCGACGGGCGCGGCGAGGTGGCCCCCGAGACGGCCGTGGTCGTCGCCGCGGTCATGTCCGCGGTGGCGTCGGCCACGTCCACGGCCCTGGCCGTCCGCGACGACGACGCGTACCGCCGCCGGCTCCACCGGCTCGCCGACCGGCGCCGGCGCAGGCAGCTGCGCTCGGGTGCCCCCGGCGCGGGCGAGAGTCCCCCCGGGCTGGTCTTCCTCCAGCTCGACGGGGTCGGGTACGAGGTGCTGCGCCGGGCCGCGGGGTCCGAGGCGATGCCCACCGTCGGCGACTGGCTGGAGCGCAGCCACCGCGTCATGTCCTGGCGCACGGACTGGTCCAGCCAGACGGGTGCCAGCCAGCTCGGCATCCTGCACGGCTCGAACTTCGACGTGCCCGCCTTCCGCTGGTACGAGAAGGACACCGGCGAGATCGTGGTGTGCAACCGGCCCACCAGCGCCGCCGAACTCCAGCGCCGCGCCATCGAGCGGACCGGCGACGGGGGACTGCTCACCCTGGACGGGGCCAGCCGCGGCAACCTGTTCAGCGGCGGCGCCGACCAGCTCGCCCTGGTGCTGTCGGTGTCCGCGCGGCGCGGCCGGGCCAACCGCTCCCGGGCGGGCTACTTCGCGTACTTCTCGGACCCGGCCAACGCCGTCCGCACCGCCCTCTCCTTCGTCGCCGAGGTGGGCCGCGAGATCGGGCAGTCGATCCGCGCCCGGATCCGGCACGAGGTGCCGCGCGTGGGCCGCGGCGGCCTCTACCCGATGATCCGGGCCTTCGCCACCGTCGTCGAGCGGGACGTGGTCGTCGCGGCGGTGATCGGGGACATGCTCGCCGGCCGCGCCTGCGTCTACGCGGACCTCGTGGCCTACGACGAGGTCGCGCACCACTCCGGCCCGCACGGCCGGGACACCGACCGGGTGCTCTCCCGCCTCGACCGGAGCCTCGCGCTGATCGCCCGGGTCGCCGAGCACGCGCCCCGCGCCTACCGGATCGTGCTGCTCTCGGACCACGGCCAGAGCCCGGGGGAGACCTTCCTGGGCCGGTACGGCCTCACCCTCAAGGACCTCGTCCGGGCGGGATGCGGGCTCCCGGTCTCGCGCCGGGCCGGCGGCACCCGCAGCGGCGCCGAGGCGCGCGCGGCGGTCCGCGCGGCCCTGAACAGGCCGGTGGAAGAGGGCGAGGAGGCCGACCCGACGGGTGGCTCCGACCCGGTGGTCCTGGCGTCGGGGAACCTCGGGCTGATCTCCTTCCCGGACCTGCCCGGGCGGGCCGATCGGGCGTGGATCGAGCGGACCCACCCGGCGCTGCTGGCCACGCTGGCCAACCATCCGGGGGTCGGGTTCCTGCTGGTCGACGGCGAGGTGCTGGGCCCCGGCGGCGCGGTGGCCCGGCTGGACGAGCCGGGAGCGGCGGAGCGGCTGCTGGCGGACTTCGGGCCGGGCGCGGCCGACGCCGTCCGGCGGACCGACTCCTTCCCGCACGTGGCGGACGTCATGGTCAATTCGGCGTTCGACCCGGCCGACGGGACCGTGCACGCCTTCGAGGAGCAGATCGGCTCGCACGGCGGCCTGGGCGGTGAGCAGGGGCACCCGTTCCTGATGTGGCCCACCGAACTGTCGGACCCGGGGACCGGGCTGGTCGGCGCCGAAGCGGTGCACGAGGTGTTGCGGCGGTGGCTCCGCGAGGCGGACGGCCCGCAGGTCCCGTTGGCCGCCCCGTCCACGGCCGCGGTACCGCAGGATCACCCGCCGAAGCCCGACGTGAGCGGAATCCTTCCTTCCGTAGAGCTGTCCGTACAGGACGAAACCCGCTGA
- a CDS encoding NAD(P)/FAD-dependent oxidoreductase, producing MPQPSAPRHVVVIGGSMSGLLTAAVLAEHATVTIIDADTLPEGPAPRRGLPQARHVHVLWSGGARAIEEILPGVIGEWTAAGALRRSLPVELVTKAAEGWLPRCGEKQFSISCSRDLLDSVVRAKVLGLKEVRTLQRSRVRGLEGTASRITGVRVDTPEEEDRLITADLVVDASGRGSRSRTWLQELGVGEIEQAEVDSGLVYATRIFEAPAGSHAMGFPIVNVQSDPRVPVPGRTATIVPIENGQWQATLSGTRGGQPTADPDAFIPFAMEVRDPVVGELLKGKKPLTEVSVTQGTANRRVFFEKADLPEGFFAVGDSVATFNPLYGQGMSVAARGLLAVRDLLRARGLATPSVGRAAQRALAPQVSTAWELATSQDILYPEATATGMKSRPGSALVTRYVSRLMTGATTQEQLTGAFLQVITMSSPPTHWFRPDVLWRVLRASGEGAHKAAPLTAAERTMGGLDRPGSPGAEDGPVGGDPSGAPADPVGRP from the coding sequence ATGCCCCAGCCTTCCGCACCCCGTCATGTCGTCGTCATCGGCGGCAGCATGTCCGGCCTTCTGACGGCAGCCGTCCTCGCCGAACACGCCACGGTCACGATCATCGACGCCGACACGCTGCCCGAGGGCCCCGCTCCGCGCCGCGGCCTGCCGCAGGCCCGCCACGTGCACGTCCTGTGGTCGGGCGGGGCGCGCGCCATCGAGGAGATACTGCCGGGCGTCATCGGGGAGTGGACGGCCGCGGGCGCCCTGCGTCGCAGCCTGCCCGTCGAGCTCGTCACCAAGGCCGCGGAGGGCTGGTTGCCACGGTGCGGGGAGAAGCAGTTCAGCATCTCGTGCAGCCGCGACCTCCTCGACTCGGTGGTTCGCGCGAAGGTCCTCGGCCTCAAGGAGGTGCGCACCCTCCAGCGGAGCCGGGTACGGGGCCTGGAGGGCACGGCGTCCCGGATCACCGGGGTCCGCGTCGACACCCCCGAGGAGGAGGACCGGCTGATCACCGCGGACCTCGTCGTCGACGCGAGCGGTCGCGGCTCCCGGAGCCGGACCTGGCTCCAGGAACTGGGGGTGGGTGAGATCGAGCAGGCGGAGGTCGACTCCGGTCTGGTCTACGCGACCCGGATCTTCGAGGCGCCCGCCGGAAGCCACGCGATGGGCTTCCCCATCGTCAACGTGCAGTCCGATCCGCGGGTGCCCGTGCCCGGTCGTACCGCGACGATCGTCCCCATCGAGAACGGCCAGTGGCAGGCCACCCTCTCGGGCACCCGCGGCGGCCAGCCGACCGCCGACCCGGACGCGTTCATCCCGTTCGCCATGGAAGTGCGGGACCCGGTCGTCGGCGAGTTGCTGAAGGGAAAGAAGCCGCTCACCGAGGTGTCCGTGACCCAGGGCACCGCCAATCGCCGCGTCTTCTTCGAGAAGGCCGACCTGCCCGAGGGCTTCTTCGCCGTCGGGGACTCCGTCGCCACCTTCAACCCGCTGTACGGGCAGGGCATGTCCGTCGCCGCCCGCGGGTTGCTGGCCGTACGCGACCTGCTGCGCGCCCGGGGGCTCGCCACACCCTCCGTGGGACGTGCGGCGCAGCGCGCGCTCGCCCCGCAGGTCTCCACGGCCTGGGAGCTCGCGACCTCGCAGGACATCCTCTACCCGGAGGCGACGGCGACCGGCATGAAGTCCAGGCCGGGCTCCGCGCTGGTGACGCGGTACGTGAGCCGGCTGATGACCGGCGCCACCACGCAGGAGCAGCTCACGGGCGCCTTCCTCCAGGTCATCACCATGAGCAGCCCGCCCACCCACTGGTTCCGCCCGGACGTGCTCTGGCGCGTGCTGCGGGCCTCCGGGGAGGGTGCCCACAAGGCGGCGCCGCTCACGGCGGCCGAGCGGACCATGGGCGGGCTGGACCGGCCCGGGAGCCCGGGCGCCGAGGACGGCCCGGTCGGGGGCGACCCGAGCGGCGCCCCCGCCGACCCGGTCGGCCGCCCCTGA
- a CDS encoding MBL fold metallo-hydrolase: MPVEITWWGHATCTVEDSGLRFLTDPLFARRFAHLRRRRGAVPPPQAAEADVAVVSHLHSDHLHLPSLARLAPGTRLLVPRGARRAVPGLARVATARGLAVTEVAPGDVVPVRDGVRVRAVSARHDGRRLPYGPRLAPALGYVIEGAARTYFAGDTGLFDTMVDEVGPVDVALLPVGGWGPYLGAGHLDAGRAARALADLAPAAAVPVHYGTYWPIGMDAVRPHEFHAPGEEFARFAGRLAPKVTVRVPDHGERVRLP; this comes from the coding sequence GTGCCGGTGGAGATCACCTGGTGGGGGCATGCCACGTGCACGGTGGAGGACTCCGGACTCCGGTTCCTGACGGACCCGCTGTTCGCACGCCGGTTCGCACACCTGCGGCGACGCCGCGGGGCGGTGCCGCCGCCGCAGGCGGCCGAGGCGGACGTGGCGGTGGTCTCGCACCTGCACTCCGATCATCTGCACCTGCCCTCCCTGGCCCGGCTCGCGCCGGGGACCCGGCTGTTGGTGCCCCGGGGCGCCCGCCGGGCCGTGCCGGGGCTGGCGCGGGTGGCGACGGCCCGGGGGCTGGCGGTCACGGAGGTGGCGCCGGGCGACGTGGTCCCCGTACGGGACGGCGTACGGGTCCGGGCGGTCAGCGCACGCCACGACGGCCGGCGGCTGCCGTACGGACCGCGGCTCGCACCGGCGCTCGGGTACGTGATCGAGGGCGCGGCACGGACGTACTTCGCCGGGGACACCGGGCTGTTCGACACGATGGTCGACGAGGTCGGGCCGGTGGACGTGGCGCTGCTCCCGGTCGGCGGCTGGGGGCCGTACCTGGGGGCGGGGCACCTGGACGCGGGTCGGGCGGCGCGGGCGCTGGCGGACCTCGCGCCCGCGGCGGCGGTGCCGGTGCACTACGGGACGTACTGGCCCATCGGCATGGACGCGGTGCGGCCGCACGAGTTCCACGCGCCGGGCGAGGAGTTCGCCCGGTTCGCGGGGCGGCTCGCGCCGAAGGTGACGGTGCGGGTGCCCGACCACGGCGAGCGGGTGCGGCTGCCGTGA
- a CDS encoding amino acid permease has protein sequence MCRPVQHVKHQRRTTVSTTVSTTPFPAPVPTDEQASPHARRFGLPIATCLVMGNIIGGGIFLLPAAVAPFGTISLVAFAVLTVGAIALALVFGRLAERNPQTGGPYVYARAAFGDFAGFLAAWSYWITTWVSNAALAVAAVGYLTVLFPAMGEHKWSMCLGALAVQWLPALANLAGTRYVGAVQLVSTVLKFAPLLLVAVGGLFFFDPANLGPFQATDQSAVGAISAAAAILLFSYLGVESAAVSAGEVRDPARNVGRATILGTTGAATVYLLGTLSVFGLVAHATLVTSEAPFSDAVDAMFGGTWGGTLVACAAVISMVGALNGWTLLSAQTPYAAAKDGLFPKVFETKRRGVPIVGVLVTVVLASALTVYNYTAGTEGVFEILVLVTTFTATVPYLLSSAAQIYFLVSGQSARVHRGRLVRDTVLACAAFAFSMWLVAGSGYAAVYQGVLFLFVGVVVHAVMSARRQRATAA, from the coding sequence ATGTGTCGACCTGTCCAGCATGTGAAACACCAGAGGCGCACCACCGTGAGCACCACCGTGAGCACCACCCCCTTCCCCGCCCCCGTCCCCACCGACGAACAGGCGAGCCCGCACGCCCGCCGCTTCGGCCTGCCGATCGCGACCTGCCTGGTCATGGGCAACATCATCGGAGGCGGGATCTTCCTCCTCCCCGCCGCGGTGGCCCCCTTCGGCACGATCAGCCTCGTCGCCTTCGCCGTGCTCACCGTCGGCGCCATCGCCCTCGCGCTCGTCTTCGGCCGGCTCGCCGAACGCAACCCGCAGACCGGTGGCCCGTACGTCTACGCCCGCGCGGCCTTCGGCGACTTCGCCGGCTTCCTCGCGGCCTGGAGCTACTGGATCACCACCTGGGTCTCCAACGCCGCCCTCGCGGTCGCCGCCGTCGGCTACCTCACGGTGCTCTTCCCCGCCATGGGCGAGCACAAGTGGTCCATGTGCCTGGGCGCACTCGCCGTCCAGTGGCTGCCCGCGCTCGCCAACCTCGCGGGCACCCGCTACGTGGGAGCCGTCCAACTGGTCTCCACCGTACTGAAGTTCGCCCCGCTGCTGCTGGTGGCCGTCGGCGGGCTGTTCTTCTTCGACCCGGCCAACCTCGGTCCCTTCCAGGCCACCGACCAGAGCGCCGTCGGCGCGATCTCCGCCGCCGCCGCGATCCTGCTCTTCAGCTACCTCGGGGTCGAGTCCGCCGCCGTCAGCGCCGGCGAGGTCCGCGACCCGGCCCGCAACGTCGGCCGCGCCACCATCCTGGGCACCACCGGCGCCGCCACCGTCTACCTGCTCGGCACCCTGTCCGTCTTCGGCCTGGTCGCGCACGCCACGCTCGTCACCTCCGAGGCCCCCTTCAGCGACGCCGTCGACGCCATGTTCGGCGGAACATGGGGCGGCACCCTCGTCGCCTGCGCCGCGGTGATCTCGATGGTCGGCGCCCTCAACGGCTGGACCCTGCTCAGCGCGCAGACCCCGTACGCCGCGGCCAAGGACGGGCTCTTCCCGAAGGTCTTCGAGACCAAGAGGCGCGGGGTCCCGATCGTCGGGGTCCTCGTCACCGTCGTCCTGGCCTCGGCCCTGACCGTCTACAACTACACCGCGGGCACCGAGGGGGTCTTCGAGATCCTGGTGCTGGTCACCACCTTCACGGCGACCGTCCCGTACCTGCTCTCCAGCGCCGCCCAGATCTACTTCCTGGTCTCGGGGCAGTCCGCACGCGTCCACCGCGGCCGGCTGGTCCGTGACACCGTCCTGGCCTGCGCGGCCTTCGCCTTCTCGATGTGGCTCGTGGCCGGCTCCGGGTACGCGGCCGTGTACCAGGGCGTGCTGTTCCTCTTCGTGGGCGTGGTCGTCCACGCCGTGATGTCCGCCCGCAGGCAGCGCGCCACGGCCGCCTGA
- a CDS encoding methyltransferase domain-containing protein — protein sequence MTRTFDHLVAEAESVSVDGWDFSWLDGRATEQRPSWGYQKLLGERLSRVSSVLDVQTGGGEVLAGAGVLPPLTVATESWPPNVAKATRLLHPLGAVVVADSDEPPLPFGDEAFELVSSRHPVTVWWDEIARVLTPGGTYFSQQVGPASVFELVEYFLGPQPEEVRRGRHPDDAVADARKAGLEIVDLRSERLRTEFNDIGAVIYFLRKVIWMVPGFTVGHYRDRLRELHERIEREGPFVAHTARFLVEARKTG from the coding sequence ATGACGCGTACTTTCGACCATCTTGTCGCCGAGGCCGAGTCCGTTTCCGTGGACGGCTGGGACTTCTCCTGGCTCGACGGCCGCGCCACCGAACAGCGCCCCTCGTGGGGTTACCAGAAGCTCCTCGGCGAACGTCTGTCCCGGGTCTCCTCCGTCCTCGACGTCCAGACCGGTGGCGGCGAGGTGCTCGCCGGGGCAGGCGTCCTGCCGCCGCTGACGGTGGCGACCGAGTCCTGGCCGCCGAACGTCGCCAAGGCGACCCGGCTCCTGCACCCGCTGGGCGCGGTGGTGGTCGCCGACTCCGACGAGCCGCCGCTGCCCTTCGGGGACGAGGCCTTCGAGCTGGTCAGCAGCCGGCATCCGGTGACCGTCTGGTGGGACGAGATCGCCCGCGTGCTGACACCGGGCGGCACGTACTTCTCGCAGCAGGTCGGTCCGGCCAGTGTCTTCGAGCTGGTGGAGTACTTCCTGGGCCCGCAGCCGGAGGAGGTCCGGCGCGGCCGGCACCCCGATGACGCCGTCGCCGACGCCCGGAAGGCGGGCCTGGAAATCGTCGATCTGCGCTCCGAACGACTGCGGACGGAGTTCAACGACATCGGAGCCGTGATCTACTTTCTACGGAAGGTGATCTGGATGGTGCCGGGCTTCACGGTCGGGCACTACCGGGACCGGTTGCGCGAGCTCCACGAACGGATCGAACGCGAAGGCCCGTTCGTCGCGCACACCGCCCGCTTCCTCGTCGAGGCCCGCAAAACGGGCTGA
- a CDS encoding MBL fold metallo-hydrolase encodes MTDRTDAGAAGAAGGAARSGATRRTPLRPDHLDRPAPVGPAAPTAPPEAAVPRPLGEVRRWPRSFAHRLTTPLPGVRALARLAREGALRPGPEGLRGIPDLPCTPAPVPEARPGTVSVTWVGHAGWVLRTGGLTVLTDPVWSRRILGTPARLTPVGVRWEDLPPVDAVVISHNHYDHLDAPTLRRLPRHTACFVPAGLGRWFRRRGFERVTELDWWECAELGGVRFEFVPAHHWSKRSLLDSCRTLWGGWILTDTEHGKKVYFAGDTGYGHWFAEIGRRHPGMDLALLPIGAYAPRWWLRDVHTDPEEAVRACLDLGARRMAPMHWATFVLSAEPVMEPLHRVRAAWERAGLDRERLWDLPIGASRTF; translated from the coding sequence ATGACGGACCGCACGGATGCCGGTGCGGCCGGTGCGGCCGGGGGAGCCGCGAGATCGGGCGCGACCCGGCGGACACCGCTGCGGCCCGACCACCTCGACCGCCCCGCCCCCGTCGGCCCCGCCGCCCCCACCGCCCCGCCCGAGGCGGCCGTGCCCCGGCCGCTCGGCGAGGTCCGTCGGTGGCCGCGTTCCTTCGCGCATCGGCTGACGACCCCCCTGCCCGGCGTCCGCGCGCTCGCCCGCCTGGCCCGCGAAGGAGCCCTGCGACCCGGCCCGGAAGGGCTGCGCGGCATCCCCGACCTGCCCTGCACCCCCGCCCCCGTGCCCGAGGCCCGGCCCGGGACGGTGTCCGTCACCTGGGTCGGCCACGCCGGCTGGGTCCTGCGGACCGGCGGGCTGACCGTGCTCACCGACCCGGTCTGGTCCCGGCGCATCCTGGGCACCCCCGCCCGGTTGACCCCCGTCGGCGTGCGCTGGGAGGACCTGCCGCCCGTCGACGCGGTGGTGATCAGCCACAACCACTACGACCACCTCGACGCCCCCACCCTCAGAAGGCTGCCCCGCCACACGGCCTGCTTCGTGCCCGCCGGCCTCGGACGCTGGTTCCGCCGCCGCGGCTTCGAGCGGGTCACGGAACTCGACTGGTGGGAGTGCGCCGAACTGGGCGGCGTCCGCTTCGAGTTCGTCCCCGCCCACCACTGGTCGAAGCGGTCGCTGCTCGACAGCTGCCGGACCCTGTGGGGCGGGTGGATCCTCACCGACACGGAGCACGGCAAGAAGGTCTACTTCGCCGGGGACACCGGCTACGGGCACTGGTTCGCGGAGATCGGCCGCCGCCACCCCGGAATGGACCTGGCGCTGCTGCCGATCGGCGCGTACGCCCCGAGATGGTGGCTCCGCGACGTGCACACCGACCCGGAGGAGGCGGTGCGGGCCTGCCTCGACCTCGGGGCCCGGCGGATGGCACCGATGCACTGGGCCACCTTCGTCCTGTCCGCCGAGCCGGTCATGGAGCCCCTGCACCGGGTGCGCGCGGCCTGGGAGCGGGCCGGACTGGACCGCGAGCGGCTGTGGGACCTGCCGATCGGCGCCTCCCGCACGTTCTGA
- a CDS encoding DedA family protein, with protein MTWRDLLAAAVGQVPPDGTRQAVGYPALFLLVALGALVPVIPTGALVSSASVVAFHQDNLPFGLLLVFGVSAFAAFVGDLALYWLGRRGVHSRGGSRWLERLRGRATPERLEQAQTKLDEHGVLVLVVSRLVPAGRIPVMLACLLAEMPLRRFARGDAPACLAWAATYGLIGILGGSLFSEPWKGVALAVGLTLLISAAPALWRRVRRGSV; from the coding sequence GTGACCTGGCGCGACCTCCTCGCGGCGGCGGTCGGGCAGGTCCCGCCGGACGGCACCCGGCAGGCGGTCGGGTACCCGGCGCTGTTCCTGCTCGTGGCGCTCGGAGCACTGGTGCCGGTGATCCCGACCGGGGCGTTGGTGAGTTCGGCCTCGGTGGTGGCCTTCCACCAGGACAACCTGCCGTTCGGACTGCTGCTGGTGTTCGGCGTCTCGGCGTTCGCGGCGTTCGTCGGGGACCTCGCCCTGTACTGGCTCGGGCGGCGCGGGGTGCACTCGCGGGGCGGCTCGCGATGGCTGGAGCGGCTGCGGGGGCGGGCCACCCCGGAGCGGCTCGAACAGGCTCAGACGAAGCTCGACGAGCACGGCGTGCTGGTGCTGGTCGTCTCGCGACTGGTGCCGGCGGGCCGCATCCCGGTCATGTTGGCGTGCCTGCTGGCCGAGATGCCGCTGCGCCGGTTCGCGCGCGGCGACGCGCCGGCGTGCCTGGCGTGGGCGGCGACGTACGGCCTGATCGGGATCCTGGGCGGTTCGCTCTTCTCGGAACCCTGGAAGGGCGTGGCCCTCGCGGTGGGCCTGACCCTGTTGATCAGTGCGGCGCCGGCGCTCTGGCGCCGCGTCCGACGCGGTTCGGTCTGA